In the genome of Hevea brasiliensis isolate MT/VB/25A 57/8 chromosome 14, ASM3005281v1, whole genome shotgun sequence, the window GTTGAAAATGTTAGGGAAACAATGACAAAGCAATCATCAAATTCAGTGCGAGTCAAAATCATTCAACAATTATTAAGGGACAAACATGTAGACAGTTTGAATGATTCTACTAGGAGAAGGCTTAAGAGTAAGAAGGTATTGATTGTTTTTGATGATGTAGAGGATCGAAACCATTTAAAAGATTTAGCAGGAGAGTGTGATTTGTATGGTGAGGGAAGTAGAATCATCATAACTAGTAGAGATTCACACGTACTTAATTCTGATTTTTCAGAGAAAGGCGTATATGAGGTTGAGAAGTTAATTGATTCTCAAAGTATGGAACTCTTTAGCTTGCATGCCTTCAACCAAAATCTTCCTAAGGAAAAATATTTGGAGCTATCAAAGAAGGTGACAATCTATGCTAGAGGCAATCCACTTGCTCTTAAAGTTTTGGGATCTCATTTATTTCGCAGGACGATAAAAGAATGGGAAAGTGAATTGGAAAAATTGGAAGGCAAATCTCTTAAGAAAATTCAAGATGTTTTGAAAACAAGTTATGATGGGCTAGAAAAGAGTGAACAGGAAATATTTCTTGATATTGCATGTTTCTTCAAAGGGGAAGATAAAGATGAGGTTGAGAGAAAATTAAAAGCATGTggtttctatccagaaagtgGAATACCTCGTCTAATTGAGAAATCTCTTATAACTATTTCAAACGGTGCGGTAGATATGCATGACTTGTTAGAGCAAATGGGCAAGGATATTGTTAATGAGGAATGCAAACAGCTTGGAAGGCGCAGCAGGTTGTGGAATTATGAAGATATTAATCATGTATTGATAACAGAAACGGTGAGGACCAAATTAATCACTGAAGCTTTGATCATTATCATATTTGAATTttgtaagaattgtagatctcgtGACGAATTAAGTATTAATCAATAATCCTTTTTGCTGTTATTTTACTAGGGAACCGAAAATGTTGAGGCCATATCGTTTCGTCCAGGTGGGAGAGGTATTTTGAAGCTAAGTGCCACGGCCTTTGCGAAGATGTGCAATCTTAGATTCATCGAAGTATATGCAAAGTCGAACAGAGTGCTCCTTCCTAAGAACTTTGAATTTTGTGCACAAGCACTAAGATGTCTTTACTGGGATTATTATCCTCTGGAATCTTTGCCATTAAATTTTTGGCCAAAGAATCTTGTAGAACTTCGTATGCGTGAGAGCAAACTCATACAACTGTGGAATGGAGGAGATAAGTGCAGCTTTATAAATTTTAGATACATTTATAGAAGTTAATTTGTATCttctaatttattgatatttttctatttaattacaGCCTCTTGGAAATTTGAAAATAATGGACCTCAACTACTCTGATGACCTGATCAGGATTCCGAACCTGTCTAGTATTGCCCCAAATCTCGAGTTTTTATATTTGGAAGAATGTTCGAGTTTGGTTGAAATTCCCTCTCTTCAAAATATGACCAAGCTTACTGAACTTGATCTAACTTACTGCGATGAAGTCAAAGATTGTCCAGAGATTCCGTGTAATATAAGGATTCTAAAATTAGACGGAACTGGAATAGAACAACTGCCCTCATCAATTAAGCATCTGTctcaacttgtcatattgtccttGGGTGAGTGTACAAAGACTCGAGAGTCTTCCAAGCAAAGATTGGCAATTTGAAACGCGTCTTGAAGAACTTCATCTATCCGAATGTCCAAGTCTCGTGACTATTCCAAGCAAAGATAGGCGAGTTGAAATGTCTTGAATATTTATTTCTCGAGAATTGCTCAAATTTAGAAAGTCTTCCTGAAAGCATCAAACAACTTTCGAAGTTGAAAGAGCTTAATTTAGAAGATTGCAAGAGACTTAAAAGTTTACCAGGGCTTCCATCATGCTTAAAATTATTAAATGCAACTGATTGTCGCTCTCTGGAATCTGcatcaatttctttcaatttcttagaACATGAAGATGAAAATGAAGAAGCAGATAGAAGTGAACATGAAAATGAAGAAGCACATAAAAGTGAATCTAAAGATTGCaaatttcttgattttagtaATTGCGTCAAATTGAATAAGAAAGTAATGGAGGATGTTTTTGAAGCGCACCTGTTGGGTCAGAAAGTTACATTATTGATGGCAGGAGGTGAAGTGCCAGAAAGGATGAGGTATAAGAATAAAGGAACCTCGCTTTCCTTCAAACTTGACCTTCACACGTAATTGCCTTCTCTTTCTGCGTTGTTCTTCGTCCCAGGTGGTTTTATTTTCCTAGATTTGAAGTGGATTTCATATGTGAATCTGGAAATAGGCGGAACGCATGCGTTCAACTTATTTAGCAATAAGGACGTTGCGAATTGGAATGGTTATTATGCAGCTCCGTATCTTTCGGACTCATCACACGTGTTGCTTTCATTCAATGGATTGAGGACACGTTTTGATGAAGAGTGTTTGGTTAAGGCCTCATTTTGCTGCATGCCTTACTGGCAAGAGGAGAAAATTATGGAGTCTGGGGTCCATCCTATATATAGTAGAGATAAAAGGAGAAGCAGAAATGAAAAGCATCAAGATGACGAGGAATGCCAATCACTTCTTCAAATATTGGAAGACAAAtcgaagagaagaagaataaataatgaggaggaagcttcttcttcttcttcactcgATCTAAATCTCTCTCTATCTCTTCCTGCTTCCTCTTAACCAAACCCCACTCACTTTCACAACAGGTATAACTCATTTCTAGTTTGCCGTTACTTTTTAGCATTCTTAATTGCTTTACTCTTACAAATAACTGCAATCTTTTGCAGCTCTATCATCTGCCGCTCTATTGTCATTTGAGAGAGGGAAGACTATACAGGAGAATAATTAAGCTCAAATCAGGGGAAAAACAACAGGTGAAATGATAAATAGTATCTTCGTTATATGTAATGTGAACAATATTACAATATAATATGTTGTTGTGTGAACATATAAATAGTCATTCAATTTTAGTTAAGTATCTAGGCAAGACTTAAGGTTTAGTTGTTGTTGTATCTAGGCAAGATCCCTAACATTGCACAGCAAAATTCATAGAATTCAGCTACTAGTCCAAACTGATAACAATAAGATCATGATTTTAACAATAGCAAATTTTAGGGAATAAATGCATCTTCTCAGAAGATGCAATGGTCAAACCTGAATTGTTGACACAACTATAAGGCTAGTTTTCGAGAGTGAACTTGCAGAAACTCACCATTTTCTTGTatctccatttgcaaagttgcagGCTTATTGTTCTTTTTAGTGTGTAGAGATTTCTCTCGATTTTCATAGAAATTGAAGTCATCTAACATTATGAGGTCTTAGCTGAATAACTCTCAAATATATTCAGCATTTCCAAACCTTGCTAAAGTCCAATCTGCAAATTATTATAACAAATCGTGTCAATCCAACCTTTAATATATTCAACAAGAACAGAGGCCACCATGCACAAGTTTCTATTCTAGCAGCATCTTTTGCCAGATATATTGAAATATCAAGCCTAAATTGTATAGTACAACCACTGAAAATAACAGAAAAATGGCAACATACTCTGCTAAGTTGAGTTTTTAATGCAGGGGAACCATATGCACAGCATATTGCAGAAGACTTCCACAAATAGAAGCTGTTGTGTAAGAGAACAGGTCTTTTCTCAAAACCACGAACTTCAAAAATAgagagtagtttttttttttttttttttttgaggttaacaTGAACTTAAAAATATTTCTGCTCCATTCCCAACATGACAAGGTCAGGTATAACAAATATTCATTGTAAAGCAGCACTACCATGAAGTAAACACAATTTTCGACAATCAATATGTATTTAGTTCTAGCCATAtttcttaaaatataatataacaaATTAGAAGATGTAAATGTAGAGCAGACTGGCTTTCACAACAGAAACATCAGAAGACAATTGAGTTCTAAAGCAAAGGAGATACCTCTTGAGTGTCTCTGCTATAAGTTACAGGCCGCCTACCATTATTTTCAAGATCTCTGTTCTGCTTCACGGAATGCTGCATCTAACTTCTTATTTCCATTTGGAGTGCTTGCCCATGCATCATATTTAATGCTCTTATGAATGTCATCTTCATTGTAAGATTTGATAACATAGAACTTAGCATCTGCGTACTTAGTTTCAAAATCTGGTTTGTTATACTGATCTCTTTGTACAGTGATTCCCAAGTCTTCCTTGACAGCAGTCTCCAGAGAAGGAAATTTGTTAGAGCCCCTAAGACCAGAAGTTAgttcatttgaggtttcaaaatcACTGTTTTTATAGAATCTGTCTCCAGATTTATTTCTATCATTTCCATTCCATATCCTTCCGTTCTGTCTATAGTTCATAGGACAATTATGCGGGAATGGACCATGTTTTTGGATAGAAAAAGGAGGCAAATTTCCTACAGGATGGTATCCTTTCGAGAGACCTGCTGAGAAATCAGAACCCAATGCAGACACCTGTAACAAAAAAAGTTAAATCAGCAAAAACACTCAAAACTGAAGACTAGTGATGACCAACAAGCACAACAAACTTCAAAATCAATTCTTTTTGGGAAAGTTTAAAGATATAGACATAAAAAGTAAGAATATTTCATACCTTGTTTAAAGGTCTGATTGCTTGTGTATTAGTAGACTTAGAGGATTTGCCAGCAGTATTGTCGTTAGACTTCATATAGTTAAAACCACTGGACTTGGCAAAAGTAGAAGCTGATCCATATTTTCCATTTTGAGAACCAGTATTGCCATTTGAGACATCACTAAAATATGCTGAATCCCATGAATAGCAAGGCATGGCTTCTGATCCATAGAAAACAGGATGTGGAAGGTATCCAGGTGAAGAAAAATATGCTTGTTGACCAACACTTTGCCCATCTACCCCAACCACTGCCCCAGAAGCATATGGATTATAGCCAGGTAAATAATAGACTAGTGATCCATTGTCTGATTGCATCCCTGATGTGATCAACCGATACCCTAGTATCAATTATCAACAAGACACAATTATACAAAACTACCCTTATCAGCCAAGCAGAACGAGACATAGTTTTGCCTAATTTTTGCAAATAGAAATGAAAGTATACGTCAGAAGAACATACCATATGAGATCCATGTGCTTGAAAATAACCATGATCATCCAATTGTGTGAAGGATCCATTATACTCTGCAACAAAGAGTAAGTTTAAGAAATAATATACCATAAATTAATCTAATTCTCAAATTATAAACTTCAGAGCTGCAAatcaaactgaaaaaaaaaatctttaattgaAGCAAAGTAAAGTaacttaatattttcaaaattatcaTGCTTGAAGACGTGCTAAAgtattatcttttcatttttcaaatGATTGCACCATTAGCCTAAAAAATGATTCTGACTATATGGAAGTCAACTAAGAAATATGAGTAGTTAATCACAAGGCCGATTAACATCATCCTATGCAACACATTGAGGAGTATATTACCAGACATCTCAAGTCTCAACTTTACTGAAAACCTATTATGAGTACTTTTAACTAAGATTATGGCATTCCATTTAATTGACTTTATCACAACTCCAAAAGATTATATATAAGAAGAATATATAACCGTCTCAATATCCCACCTGGGTAGTAATAATTGTAACTACTAGTCGGTGGATTGTAAATACCAAGGTCTCCAACAGACTCTTGGTCAGTCTCCCCTTTGATACCAGAATTACCATCTACTTCACCTTTGGTATTAGAAGTAGCATCCCGTGAAAAGCAACTGAATGATGTTGAGCCACATGGTAATCCATCTTTTCCAGAAGCCTGAAAACAAAGACATACAAAGGAAAATAAGATAATAAAAAGATAATCTTGTTCAACTAAGCATTAAGTAAGTTTGTTCTTAAAATAACCATCTAATCTTGTTCTACTAAGCATTAAGTTTGTTGTTAAAATAACCATCTACCATGCACAGAATAAATTTGTGCAATGTGGATGCCTAGAGATACACATACAGAGCCACAAAAATCTAAGAtccaaaaaatttaaataaaacactaGCAATCCTTTTAAACAAGAAGAATGGATCTCATGGTACTCACACAAATAGATCATATTCTTGAACTTATGTTATAATGACCAAAAACATATTTCCTTGACCTTTTAGTGTTTTATAATTCTCAGTAATCCAATGCATACCATACACCAAACCGCAAAGTGAAAGTTGGCACAACTACAAGAAAGATAGGAATCCACAATAAATTAAAACCAAGCCTTTTCACCTTCATAACGCCATTTTTCCAAGCAATTATCCACAAGGAAGAAAACAAAAGCAACATAGATTAATATGACATACCACATCACGCCCAGCCAATTTCCTAATGGACTCCTACTTCAATTCTGTAGGAAGAGATTCAGCTGCATTATATAGTTAAGAATACAATACTTATTCAATTAGCCAACAAATCATGGAGTTGCGAACAATATCTACACCATTAAATAGTCAATacagaatttttctttttttttttttccacaggACAAAGCCAATACGCAATTTTAGCAGCAAGAGGAAGGACTGAAAGGGGCGAAAAGGGCATAAATCAAACAAGCCAAACAATTTACTTTCCATAAAATGAAAATCTTGATCATCCATGATAATTATTACCCATCTTCAATATAAAATGAACAAcccagattttttttttcccattttcagttaaaaaaaagtaacacaaatgaaattaaaaatagaaCCCATAATAGCTTTATATTTAAAaagttttgggggggggggggggcggggaGGGTGGGGGTTGGCGGTGGGGAAGGAGGGGGAAGAAGAGGAGGAGGGGGAAAGGGGAAAAGAAACCCAATAAGAGAGCAAGTTCTGTTCCAGCGGCAATCGTCGATCGATAAAAGCCCAAGTTAACACCTGCAAACAGAGAGACAAAATAAATAGCAAAAGTGTTAGTCAAAGTTAAAGCACTAGTACTTTTATACCAAAAGTCTTACGATTTAGCATTGTATTTTGATgggtgaaattattttttttggataaaaatattattttaaatattattaaaaaaataatttaaaaaatttaatttattattttataattaaaataaattt includes:
- the LOC110666519 gene encoding disease resistance protein RUN1 codes for the protein MASTSSSAPPCKYDVFISFRGKDTRYGILSHLFEALQGKQINAFLDEELRKGEEISPALLKIIQESSVSIVIFSENYADSAWCLDELVEILKCREESGQIVLPVFYKVDPTEVQDLTGNFGKALAMHGEKGNSQKVDSWKRALMEVSNFAGWDLQEIKYEAKLVEGIVNDVLNKFSDMSKGDDSYDLNLIGIKLRVEEVERLLNEKQIVGIWGMGGIGKTTIAQEVFHRNKNKFDGHCFVENVRETMTKQSSNSVRVKIIQQLLRDKHVDSLNDSTRRRLKSKKVLIVFDDVEDRNHLKDLAGECDLYGEGSRIIITSRDSHVLNSDFSEKGVYEVEKLIDSQSMELFSLHAFNQNLPKEKYLELSKKVTIYARGNPLALKVLGSHLFRRTIKEWESELEKLEGKSLKKIQDVLKTSYDGLEKSEQEIFLDIACFFKGEDKDEVERKLKACGFYPESGIPRLIEKSLITISNGAVDMHDLLEQMGKDIVNEECKQLGRRSRLWNYEDINHVLITETVRTKLITEALIIIIFEFCKNCRSRDELSINQ
- the LOC131172730 gene encoding YTH domain-containing protein ECT4-like is translated as MLLLFSSLWIIAWKNGVMKASGKDGLPCGSTSFSCFSRDATSNTKGEVDGNSGIKGETDQESVGDLGIYNPPTSSYNYYYPEYNGSFTQLDDHGYRLITSGMQSDNGSLVYYLPGYNPYASGAVVGVDGQSVGQQAYFSSPGYLPHPVFYGSEAMPCYSWDSAYFSDVSNGNTGSQNGKYGSASTFAKSSGFNYMKSNDNTAGKSSKSTNTQAIRPLNKVSALGSDFSAGLSKGYHPVGNLPPFSIQKHGPFPHNCPMNYRQNGRIWNGNDRNKSGDRFYKNSDFETSNELTSGLRGSNKFPSLETAVKEDLGITVQRDQYNKPDFETKYADAKFYVIKSYNEDDIHKSIKYDAWASTPNGNKKLDAAFREAEQRS